Part of the Aquabacterium sp. OR-4 genome, GCAGGGCGCCGGCATCTTTCAGCAGGCACACCGCGCTCTCGGCAATCATCTTGCTGGTGGAGCCGTAGCCGGGGTCCTTGTCGCCGCTCACGCCCACCGCCAGGCGCTGGCCCTGAGCGTCTTCACCGAGAAACAGCAGGTCGTAGAAGCCGGCCTCGCGCTCGGCCTTCGACGGCCCTTCGCCCGGCTTGGGGCCGCCTTCGCCGCCCAGCGACTTGTCAGCCGCCACGGCCAGGGCGATCTGCTCGCCGCGCGCGCCGGGGCCGGTGACCAGCATCTCGTCGTAGGCAAAGTCGGTGCCCCAGGCATGGCCCAGCAGCGCGTTGGAGCGGTGCACGTTCTTGGTGTTGATGGCCGCCATCACGAAGGGCGCCACCCACACGCCTTCACCGTTCACCTGGCCCAGGGCTTCGTCGACCATCGGCTTGTGGCCCACCGGCTGCTTGGGCCCCTCGAAGCCCGGCGTCAAGGCAAAGGGGTCGCGCATCCAGGCCTGCACCTGCGGGTTCTCGGCCGCGGCGGCCAGCGTGGCGGTCAGGCTGGCCGCGGTGCCGCCCGAGAACGTGCCCTTCATCTTGCGCACCCGGCCGCGCACCCGGTTGGCGGCATGGCCGTGCCGGGCGGCAAAGGCCTGCTGCAGGTAGAACACGCCCAGGTCGAAGGGGATGGAATCGAAGCCGCACGAGAACACGATGCGCGCGCCGCTGGCCTGGGCCGTGGCCTGGTGCGCGTCGATCATCTGGCGCATCCAGGCCGGCTCGCCGCACAGGTCGACATAGTGCACGCCGCGGGCCGCGCAGGCGGCCACCAGTGCGTTGCCATACAGCTGGTACGGGCCCACGGTGGTGAGCACCAGGCGCGTGCAGTCCATCAGCGCCGCCAGCGAGGCGGGGTCGGCCAGATCGGTCACCACCAGCGGCGTGTCGGCCGGCGCGCCGATCTCGTCGCGCACCGCGGCCAGCTTGTCGGCACTGCGCCCGCCCATCGCCCAGCGGATGCCTTCGGGGTTGCCGGCATTGGGGTAGCGCTGGGCCATGTACTCGGCCACCAGCCGGCCGGTGAAGCCGGTGGCGCCATGGATCACGATGTCAAAGTCGGCAGGCATGGGGCAACTCGCAAGGGTCAAGGGGCAGGGGAGGGCCGGCCGGTGCCGGCCGGGCGCAGGCGCGGATTCTGCGCGTGCCCGTCGGCGCCAGCCGTCGCCTGCGTGGCAGCGGCCCACGGCCCGGGCATGCCACGGCCGGGCATGGCAGGATGCGCCAACCCACTCTCCAGCCCACCCGCCAGCCCACCCGCCAGGAGCCCCGCCATGCCTGTCGCCGCCTTGCCCCGATGCCAGCCGCACCCCCGCCCGCCACGCGCAGCCGGCCTGGGCCCTGCGCCGGGGCTGTGCCGGGTGCGCCAAACGCGCCGCGGTCTGCTGTGGTGCGCCACGCTGGCCGCCGCGCTGGCCTGCGCCACGGCTTGGCCGGTGCGCGCGCAGGGCGGCGCGGCCGCGCCCGCCGCAGCCACCCAAGCCGGCGGCGACGGCGTGAGCGACAGCTCCTACCGCAGCGCCGATGGCGAGCGCGTGCTCGAGCTCAGCGCCGAGGTGGCGGCCCCGCTCGAGGCGGTGTGGGCCGCATTCACCACCGATGCCGGCTTTCGCCGCTGGGCCGCGCCGTTTGCGCGCATCGATCTGCGCGTGGACGGCGAGTACGAGGCCAGCTACGACCCGCAGGCCCAGGCCGGCGCGCCGGGCAACATCCGCAACCGCATCCTGGCCCTGGTGCCACTGCGCCTGGTGGTGATGCGCAATGTGCAGGCGCCACCCAGGCTGCCCTTCGACGCGGCCGCGTTCCAGCAGACGCACACCGCCATCCACTTTGCCGCGCTGGACGGGCAGCGCACCCGCGTGACCCTGCAAAGCGCCGGCTACCGCGACGGCGAGGCCTTCGACGGCGTGTACCGCCACTTCGCCGCCGGCAACCGCTGGACCCTGGTGCAGCTGCGCAAGCTGTTCACGACAACGGCCCCGGCTCCAGCGGCCAGGCCCTGAGCCCTGAGCCCTGAGCCCTGACCCTTGATCGCCGGTGCCGGTGCCGGTGCCGGTGCCGGCGCCTACCCGCCGTGCCGCTCAGCCGGCGCTGGGGTCGATCAGCACCTTGGTGCCGGTGCTGCGCGGCCCGTACACCCCGATCGCCTCCAGGCTCAGCGCCTGGGCCAGCGACACGCTGCGCGTGTAGTGGCTGGCAAAGGTGGTGTGCAGCTCGTCGGCCACGCGCTGCTTCATGCGCGCCGTGGTCTCGGCACCCACGCGCTGCAGAAACGGAAACATCAGCCAGCCGCCCACGCCCCAGCTCATGCCGAAGCTGCGCGTGATCTCGGTGGCGCCGGTGTCGAGCCCGCCATAGATGTAGACCTGCTTGTGCACCGCGCTGCCGTAGCGGCTGTACTCGGTGGCCTGGCGCGCGATGGCGGCCTCCATGGCCTGCAGGATCTGCCCGGCCAGCCGGCCGCCACCGATGGCGTCGAAGGCCAGCGTGGCGCCGGTGGCGGCCACCGCCTCGGTCAGCGCGGCCATGAACTCCGGCGCGCTGCTGTCGACCACATGCTGCGCGCCCAGGCCACGCAGCAGCGCCACCTGGGCCGGGCTGCGCACGATGTTGACCAGGCCCACGCCATCGGCCTGGCAGATGCGGTTGAGCATCTGGCCCAGGTTGGACGCCGCCGCGGTGTGCACCAGGGCCGTGTGGCCTTCGCGCCTCAGGGTCTCCACCATGCCCAGCGCGGTGAGCGGATTGACAAAACACGAGGCGCCCTGCGCGGCCGTGGCGTCAGGCGGCAGCAGCAGGCAGGCGCTGGCCGGCACGCTGCGGTACTGGCTGTACATCGCGCCGCCCAGCACCGCCACGCGGCGGCCCAGCAGGGCCTGCGCGGCCGGGGCATCACCGGCGGCCAGCACGGTGCCGGCGCCTTCATTGCCCACCGGCAGCGACTGGCCCACGCGCCCGGCCATGGCCGCCATCGCGCGCTCGGGCACCGGGGCGCTGATCACCGGCCGGGCCGGCGTGCCGCTGGCGCGTGCGCTGCGCATGTCGGCCGCGCCGAACAGCAGGCCGATGTCGGACGGGTTGATCGGCGCCGCCTCGACGCGCAGCAGCACCTCGTCGGGCTGCAGCGACGCCACCGGCTGCTCGATCAGCGAGAGCTGCAGCTCGCCGCTGGCGCTGATCAGCGAGCGCAGCTGCAGGCCGTGGGTGGGGATGCTCATGGGGGTCTCCTGTTCTGGTCTGGAGACCCAGCGTAGCAGGCGCTCAGGCGCTGATCGGCAGCGGCACGGTCGAAGGCGGATGCGGTGGCGCGGCGATCGGTGCAGCAGTCGTTGCGGCGATCGGTGCAGCAGTCGTTGCGGCAGTCGTGGCCTGCGACGGCGGGCGGCGGCGCCACACCATGCGCCCGTGCTGCAGCACCAGCAGCTCGCCGGCCTGCATCGCCTGCCAGGGTTCGTCGTGGGTCAGCGGCTCGGTGGCCAGCAGCACCATGCGGTCGCCGTGGCCGTTGACGCGCGCCAGGTCGAGGGTCAACGCCTCGTCCACCAGCCGCGCCTGGGCAAAAGGATGGCGGCGCTCCAGCCAGTGCAGCCGGGTGCTGCAGTGCGCGTACACCGCCTCGCCATCGCTGAGCACAAAGTTGAACGGGCCGTGCCGCGCCGCCTCGCCGGCCAGCTCGGCCAGCAGCGGCGCCAGCTCGGCCCAGCCCGGCACCTGCGGCCCGGCAAAGCGTTGCTGCAGGCGCTGCAGCATCCAGCAGAACGCGGCCTCGCTGTCGGTGCTGCCCACCGGGCGATGGGCCGCATCCAGCGCGGGATGAAAGTCGGCCAGGTGGCCGTTGTGGCAGAACACCCATTGCCGGCCCAGCCACTGGCGCTGGAACGGATGGCAGTTGGTCAGCTGCACGGCCCCCTGCGTGGCCTTGCGGATATGGGCCAGCACCGCCGTGGCGCGGATCGGGTGCTGGCGCAGAAACGCCGCCAGCGGCGAGCGGCAGGCCGGCGCGTCGTCGATGAACACGCGGC contains:
- a CDS encoding zinc-binding dehydrogenase; the encoded protein is MSIPTHGLQLRSLISASGELQLSLIEQPVASLQPDEVLLRVEAAPINPSDIGLLFGAADMRSARASGTPARPVISAPVPERAMAAMAGRVGQSLPVGNEGAGTVLAAGDAPAAQALLGRRVAVLGGAMYSQYRSVPASACLLLPPDATAAQGASCFVNPLTALGMVETLRREGHTALVHTAAASNLGQMLNRICQADGVGLVNIVRSPAQVALLRGLGAQHVVDSSAPEFMAALTEAVAATGATLAFDAIGGGRLAGQILQAMEAAIARQATEYSRYGSAVHKQVYIYGGLDTGATEITRSFGMSWGVGGWLMFPFLQRVGAETTARMKQRVADELHTTFASHYTRSVSLAQALSLEAIGVYGPRSTGTKVLIDPSAG
- a CDS encoding SRPBCC family protein, with the translated sequence MPVAALPRCQPHPRPPRAAGLGPAPGLCRVRQTRRGLLWCATLAAALACATAWPVRAQGGAAAPAAATQAGGDGVSDSSYRSADGERVLELSAEVAAPLEAVWAAFTTDAGFRRWAAPFARIDLRVDGEYEASYDPQAQAGAPGNIRNRILALVPLRLVVMRNVQAPPRLPFDAAAFQQTHTAIHFAALDGQRTRVTLQSAGYRDGEAFDGVYRHFAAGNRWTLVQLRKLFTTTAPAPAARP
- a CDS encoding saccharopine dehydrogenase family protein yields the protein MPADFDIVIHGATGFTGRLVAEYMAQRYPNAGNPEGIRWAMGGRSADKLAAVRDEIGAPADTPLVVTDLADPASLAALMDCTRLVLTTVGPYQLYGNALVAACAARGVHYVDLCGEPAWMRQMIDAHQATAQASGARIVFSCGFDSIPFDLGVFYLQQAFAARHGHAANRVRGRVRKMKGTFSGGTAASLTATLAAAAENPQVQAWMRDPFALTPGFEGPKQPVGHKPMVDEALGQVNGEGVWVAPFVMAAINTKNVHRSNALLGHAWGTDFAYDEMLVTGPGARGEQIALAVAADKSLGGEGGPKPGEGPSKAEREAGFYDLLFLGEDAQGQRLAVGVSGDKDPGYGSTSKMIAESAVCLLKDAGALPGGIWTTAPAMGAALVARLQAHAGLRFTVEG
- a CDS encoding class II glutamine amidotransferase, encoding MCQLFALNSNSPTEVTFSFTGFSARGGRTGEHADGWGIAFHGDGGCRVFIDDAPACRSPLAAFLRQHPIRATAVLAHIRKATQGAVQLTNCHPFQRQWLGRQWVFCHNGHLADFHPALDAAHRPVGSTDSEAAFCWMLQRLQQRFAGPQVPGWAELAPLLAELAGEAARHGPFNFVLSDGEAVYAHCSTRLHWLERRHPFAQARLVDEALTLDLARVNGHGDRMVLLATEPLTHDEPWQAMQAGELLVLQHGRMVWRRRPPSQATTAATTAAPIAATTAAPIAAPPHPPSTVPLPISA